From the Lemur catta isolate mLemCat1 chromosome 1, mLemCat1.pri, whole genome shotgun sequence genome, the window CCAAGAAACAGCAGTGGGCTCCACAGCGTAGCTGTGGGGTTCCGGGAGGCCGTCCAGCCCGGCCCTCCGAACACACCACTTGGGGCCAGGTCAGCATCGGGATGCCCTTTCTCCAGACATCGCAGCCACCCCCTGCGTGTTGACACACAAGCCCTGCATTGGGGGTGGGGGCTTGATTTGAGGGGGAAATTGAGGGCCAATTAGGCCGAGACTTCCCCCAGCTTCCTCACTGAGGAGCCCCTCGGAGACTGTTTATGTCACTGGATGCCCCAGTGCCTAGGAGTCAAGTGCAGGAGTCAAGGCAGTCCAGGACAAGGAGGCGACAcatggggggcaggggtgggactaTGTCCTGAGGGATTGGATTGGGCAGGAGCTCAAGAGCAATGGGACCCAGTTCTGGGGGTGTCAGTGGCTGCTCTTGGGGGAacccctccccacctgcttcCTCCACCTCCAGACCTCACCAGGGTAGTATGGCCATGCCCTAAACTcgccccagggcctgggctccagCCCACTTAGCCTCCCAGGGTTGGGTATGGGAGCAGGAATTGGACTTCGTgggttccctctgcctgggcatGGGAGCTACTAACAGTCCTTGAGGAGGGCCTGCCGCCAAGacctgcaggggagaggggaggaggaaggggaaggaaggaaacacagaaagacCCCAGCAGCCCCAAGGGTCTGTGACTGAGTTGGGTGGGACACAACACCCTGCCACCTCTCAGCTGCATACAAACTGCTAACTGCATAGGTCAGAGCGTTCAGGGTGTGGCCTTGCAGGTGGGGGGCCCTGGCCTGCCTGGCTGTCCTTCTGCACTGCATCCCCTGGGTATAAGATTCGGGGTGGGGACTCTGCCTTGGCCGTGGGAGGCCAGGTACAGGAGCCACAGGCAGAGCCACTAATGACATCTCAGGTCTGGTCAGCCTTGCAGTGAGCGATTTCACAGAGACACCAGTTTCTGAAGCTGGGGAAGACGGCATCTGGCGCTGTGTGTGCCCTGAGCTGTGTCATCTCCCAGAATCGCCACCTTCCTGGGTGGGCGCTCGGAAGCAGCTTGTCCCGTGGAGGTCGGGCCGGGCCATCTGAGCGCTGGACTGAAGCTCTCCAGCTGGGTGGTCACCCACGGCGTCTCAGTGGGCTTACTGTTCCACAGACACCTCATGTGTGCTGGAGTGCGCACGCACAGCTACCTGCTCCTGGAGGGAGACTCGCCCAGCTGGCCTTCCCAGGGAGGCCAAGGAGTGAAACTCCAGGAGAAAGAAGTTGTCAGGGAGGTTTGGTGGGACATGAAAGACCGGAATGTCTCAACCCCAAGCAACAGGTTGGGGGGCCTCGTGACAGATCATTTATTACTGGTCTTCCCAGGAGAACTAAAATGAAAATGGGGAGAAAGACAACAAAGGAGCACTTTTCTACTTAGGAAAGAAACAATTTCTGAACCTTTCATAACCTCAGATCAGGGGCCACCTGGAGCGGCTGCCCTGCGGCtatggcggggggggggggggggtggacaCAGGCTCCCTCCCCCGTGCCAGGCTGGGTCGGGGAGGACCCCAGGGTTCCTGTGTGTAGCTCCTGCCAGGCTGACTGCCAGGTTGGCTGAGGGGAGGTTACTGGGCCACTAGGACCCCCTGGAGTATCTTGGAGGGGAAACAAAACACCAGGTAGCCCACAATGGCATGGGCTGGGGTGCAGAGGAAAACACttgcatgcgtgcacacacaggCCCCTGGGAAGCAGCCTACAAGTCCCTCCAGGGTTGCTCCCCTCGGGGGACATTCCCAGCCCCCTTGGAGGAGTAGGGCAGAGGGGCTTTCCCTGCTGGCTTTGCCTTGCGGTAGCTGAGGCGCTTGAAGGCTTCCAGGTCGCGGTGGGCACTCATGATCAGCCGGCTGTGGTGGAAACGAGCACGGCTGTGAAGGGCTCGGCACGCTCCGCATGCGATGGAGGAAGCCGCCCCTCACAGCAAGCAGGTTCTCATGTCCGGGCTGctcacacacgcgtgcacacgcTAGAACTGGCCTGTTGCAGAGCAGGCTGGGACGGCCCCTCTGCCCACCCTAACAGCTCCGCCCGGACGGTCTACGCACAAGGGCGCAGCCGCAGTGGAGGCCCAGCCCTCGCCGCCCACCTTGGGGGTTTGCGCCTCAGTCTCTCACTGGCCTGCCGGGCCCTCCCCATGCCCcgtcccctctccccatcccctgtGGGTCCAGCCCAGCCCTTACTTCAGGTTGGACAGCTCGACGACGAGGCCGCGCACGACATCTGTGGCATCCTCCATCCCGGGGGCCTCACGGGCCTGGATCCCCACGTGGGTACTGgcgggaagagaaggaaggaagtcaAGAGGAGGGGCTTTCGCTGGGCCTTGGGCCATCTTCTTTTCCAGATGTACAGCCTGCCCTTCTCTGGTCACCAGCAGAGCCCTGAGAGCCCAGCCCCCAAGCTCTACCCACAATCCAACCACTTATGACGGCTGCCACCACCTCCTCTGGCTCCCAGCTCCTCTCCCTACAGCCTGCCTGCCACACGGCACCAGGGGCTGTGACAATGGACACCTGGCCCAGCTGTAGTCCCTCCTGAGGCTCTGTACCCCCTCAGATGTGGGACGGACAGGAGCGTGGTGGCCTCCCTGTCTGGGCGGGAGTTGCCCTCCCTAAAGACGCCACAGCTCAGGCCTGGCCACACCTTCAGGGCTGTCAGGAGGGAAGCCCGGTCCTACTGCACCGGCCTGCAGCGCCCCGTGTGTCTCATTCAGCCTCGGGATATGGAACTGGACCCTAGGACCCTCACCAGGGGCTTCCAGACATCCATGGAAGGGGGTCACATTGACCCAGTGAGACTGTTGGAGATTCAGACATGAAATCTCCCTCCTCTTCGTTCAAACGGTAGCGGGGTCACTTTGACCAACCTGCCTCTGGTCCACGTGCAGATTGTGTATAGGGGTGCAAGGAACACAACAGGTCCCAGGGAGTGTGCGAGGGCAGGAGGTAGGAACTCGGCCACCCTCTGCTGAGAGGAGCAGGAGGGGGGCCACACATGGCTGAGGGCTGTGTCCCAAGTCCTCCTCCATGCTTGCCAGACAGAAACAGAAACTTGGCCATAAATAATGGATAAGCTGCCGCCTGTGCAGAGGCAGATTCAAGTACACGGTAATAGGAGAGAAAAGCTGCCCAGTGCTGGCTGCAGGCAGGGCTGAGGAAGGACGCGAGAGGAAGGTGTGGGGTGGAGCAGGAGGTGCcttcctctcacacacacacacacacacacacacacacagtgggcCAGAGAGACGGTGCACCTCGTGGCCCTCCTGGGGTGCAGTCAACTGGGGAGGTAAGGAGACAAGGGCAGGTCAGAGTCCCTCGAGCCCCTGCCCAGTGCCAGCCCTGAGAATGGCGCCAAGATTGTCTCAGTTCCTGGCTCTGAGCCCTGTGTCCCCTTCCCCTCCACTGAGGTTCAGGGAAAGCTCTGGCCCCTCTTCCCAGAGACCTACGTGCGTGGACTGAAACCACCCGCAGGGCTGGGGGCATCATCCCAGGACTCCTGGAGGGAGACATTGCTTTGGATGTAGATTGCTGGTCTCCCACGTCTGGGAGCAGGGGGCACCCACAGTTTGAAAGATGGGGCTCAGCTCCCTTATGGGATGGAGAAAAGGAAGGCCCTTGAGGTCCATCACCCTCTTTGGGAAAATGGGTGAGGGTCCTGGAGCTGTGTCCCACCCACTCTGCACCTACCTTGGCTGGGCCTTGGCCACTTCGATGGGGTCTCCCTTGCTACATGGGTTGGGGCCAGGCCAGCAGGGGCCCAGCCTGCTCCCCACAGGAAGCAGCTGGAAAGAGAGCATAGTCTGTGGACACACCGACTGGGTGAGCCCTGCAGGCGGAAGCAAAACTCACACCAGGACTTCTGCAGGAGAAGCACAGAGGTGGGGGGACCGCAATGGCTGCACCTGGGGTGAGTAGCCTAGCTGGGGCTGCTCTCACCCTCCCCCTCATAAAGAAAGCGGACATGGCAGTGCTGGGCCCCGACCCTCCCGCAGGCTGCTGTGTAGTGGGTGATGCCACCAAGTTCTCTGGCTCTGACCCTGCCGCAGTCTCTGCaagtttgtgttttgttttggggacaggttctcgctctgtcaccctggcttgagtgcagtggcgttatcatagctcactgcaaccttcatctcctgggctcaggtgatcctcccacttcaacctcccaagtagctgggactacaggcatgagccactgcacctagcttggatatatatatgtgtgtatatatatatatatatatatatatatatttttttttttttttttttggagacaaagtcttgctctgtcacccgggatGAAGTGCTGAGGTaagattatagctcactgcagcctcgaattcctgggctcaagcaatcctcctgcctcagtctcctgagtagctgggactacaggcaggcaccaccatgcttggctaattttttaaaaatttttgtaaagatggggtcttgctgtgctgcccaggctgatcttaaactcttgacctcaatcgatcctcccaccttggcttcccaaagtgccagattagaggcatgagccaccgtgcccagccttagCTTCTTAAATGAGTCCGTGTGCAGCCTATGCCAGTTTCACTGGCCAGAGAGTGGGTGCAAAGACGCTATGAGAAGGTGAAACCAAACTCTCCTGTGAGGAAATTCTGGTTTGAGGATCAAAACCTGTGTCACTGCTATATAACTTCTGAGTCCCCTCCTCTAACACAGCATGTGACTCTGGTGAGGTCTGCAGGAGGCCACCGTGACTGTCCTCTCGGTCAATCTTTGCTCTGTTCCCAGGTGCCTCTGCCTTCCCGCCAGGGGCCATCTGGAGCCTTCCCACGGGAACATGCTCCTTGCCTGGGTTGCCCTGACTTGCTTGGGAACACCCAGTGTCAAAACCAAACACGCCCGGGCATCGGTGGTGTGTCAGGGCggcacctcctcccccagctggggAAAGGCGGTGACGCTGGTTGTCTGTCCCGGGTCCCCCAAAGTCCTGACTTCATTGACCTTTCTGAAGCTTTGGCGACCTGTTCTGTGGGGGGCCGACTTCTTCACCTACTGGATGCCACCTGGGCATGCCCGACCCCACATGTCCCAAGCACGTCCCAGCCTTCTCTCCTAGCCGCTGCCTGTGAGGCCAGAGACTGGAGGCAACGGAGGCAGTTCTTCTCCCCGAGTGCAGGATTTGCATTTTTCAAGGGATGAGGCTCGTTATAAAATCTCACCCGTGCCCAGCACCTGAGCTCCCACCTTTCCCAAGCGCTGGTGTTTAAACTGTGGCTGAACCACACCGTACTTGCTTTCAGTGATCTTATTCATCTGGTGATGACAACAACCTGAAACCGGTGGGCCTGAGGAGCTCAGGATGGCAGAGAGGGGACACTGTGCCCTCTGTGTGGCAGGAGGGGCTGAAAAATCACAGCACAGGCTGGCACCGCAGAGGGTCACAAAGGACCCCTGGAAATCCCTTAGGAAAGCAGTGCCTTGGAGACCCACAGCCACCCTCTTGACAAGCTGGACCCAGCCACATTCCCCTCCAAAGTGGGAACAGCTGCTGCCTCTTCAGCTGAGCACCAGATGAAATCCTTCACTTGCATGCGGGGAATGTGGCCTATGAAAACACTCTTTAAGTGCCGGAATGAGATGGTATAAAATGCTCGCTCTGGGGGATGCAGGCGGGAACAGGGCTACCATAGACCCCATAGGGGCAGGGACATGTCTGATCTGTTCACCACTGTcccctggcacagagcaggctctCAAGAAATATACAtactgaatgaattttttttttttttgagatagagtcttgctctgtcaccccagccagAGTGCAGTGCCGTCATcatagctctcagcaacctcaaactccggggctcaagcgatcctcctgcctcagcctcccaagtagctggaactacaggcaggcaccaccacacctggctaatttttctagtttttgtagagatggggtctcactcttgctcaggctgttctcaaactcctgtccttaagcaatcctcccaactcgacctcccaaagtgccaggagcCACCACGCACAGCCTGAATGAATTTTGTTTAACATCTCAACAGAGACACCCAAAGAAACAGAGGCTGACGTTTGAAAAGCTGATTGGGCTCCGTGTTCAAGAACAGGGCAGCTGGGGTGCAGCTTCAGACTCAGGTGGACCCGAGTGCCaacccagcctcctgccctcccacctgcctcaccTCTGGCAGGTGCGTGGCCTCTTTGCAGCCTCTTCGCTGCCGCACCCAGTGTGTGGGAAGGGAACCGCCTACCTCCCAGGGCCCAACGGTAAAGCCCTCAGCCCAGGCTCAGGTGTGCCAACTGTGGGACGGTCATGCTGCCACCTGCCTCAACAGGTGAACACCAGCAACTGCCACAGGTTCTGCAGTCAGGGAAGGCAACACCCGGGCAGCCTGCCAGTGGGCAGAGGCAAGGCCCTTAGAAATTCCAGCAGAAAAACAGAATTCTTTATGTTTGAAAAAGAATCATACCAGGACTCCCCAGTGACCCTAAGTAGACAAGCAAAGGCTCATTTCCAGCTTGAGAGTGAACTCCCCTCCACAGGCCCAGCTGTGAAGTCACTGGCTTATTTGGTAAAAGGCGAAAGATTTAtacaatctgaagagaaaccagagcatAACTGGCTTATTTGGGTCACCCCTTTGGGTCCATTGCCCTCAGTATACCCCTCGGGAGCCTGTGGCCACCATCAGGTGCTAATGAGGGAGCTGCCATGGGCTGGCACCCCTGGGGGTTCCAGTTCAAGTGTAGGAGGGCCCTGGCTGACAAAGTACCTGTGTGTCACCACCCTGGGACTCCTCAGCAACCTCACGGACAGGTCCCTTGCAGAAAGGCAGGTCTGCCCTTTCTGGAAAGCCTGCCCAGCAGAGCTTCGACCCCAACTCCTGGTTTGCTATGTACATGGGACACTATGAGCCCCACCTTCCCTCCATCGCTGGGCGGTTTGGGGAGGAGGCTCTTGGCTATTCGGCGCCTGCCCTGGGCCAGTCTGTAACTCGGAGCAGCTCTTACCTGCTCAGCCAGGGATTCAAAGTCGGAGGCGTCCAGTGCCTCCTGTATCTGGCTATCTGGCAGGAAGTCGAGCTCCACGGCTAAGGAGTCCCCCCAGGTGGCCTGGTCTGCAGGATGAGGGTGGTCGGGCTGTGGTGTCCCTGGGTCCACAGGAGTGTCTGGACTGTCCTGGAGGGCCCGGGTCTCCTGAGGGCCATCTGCCGCTTCTCTGTGCTCCAGCAGACCAGAGGCTTGAAGGGACACACTGAGCCCCTTGGGGTCTTGTTCGTGGCTCCGGCTGCCTAACTCCGCTGCCTCTTGGTCAGGGCCTGGCACCTGTTTCTGACTGACACCTGGACCTGCATCTGGGGCTAGATGGCCAGAATCTCCAGTGCCCATTGTGGACTCTTGGTTCCCAAGAGCCAGAGCCAGGGAGGTCGCAGGGCCCACCGGGATGTTGCTGGGGGGCTTGtcttcctgccccacctcccctctgaCTCTTGCGGTCACCCTGGTGAGGGGTGTGCAGCCTAGGAGGGCCATCCTGTGGCCTCCGTCAGGGACCTTCCCCCCAGGAGAGGCAGGCAACCTGGCGTTGGCCTGCTTATCTAGCCTGGCCACCTCTAGGGCCCTCTTTTCCAGCTCTGGGGGGTCCACACTCAGGTCTGCGATGACCACCTCCCCCAGGGCGGAGCATTCTGGGCTGTTGTGGCTCCGCTCTGCATCGCCGCCAGTCCCATGGGGTATCTGCCAGGGGTCAGGGGGACCCTGGGCCACAAACCTGGGCTCTGGGCACCAAGTGGCAGGGCCCAGTCCCCAAGCAGGGTCTGAGGGAGAAGCTGATGCTGGGGTGCTGAGGACATCACCTCCTTCCTCTTGGGACCCTCCGGGCAGGTCAGCCTCTACCCCTCTTTGGGCACCTCCCCCCTGGGGGGTTCTTGCATCTGGCTCCTTCCCTTCAGCATCGCTGCTCGGCAGGTACCCTTTCTGGCCACCACTTTCTGGAACCCAGGCCTTCTCTGTCTCAGGGCCGCTGTTCCCCAAGTTTCCTCCAAGCAGCACGTTGGTCCCTGGCTCTGACAGGTGGTCCTGGCTGGCTGTCTCCGGGGCAGCAGGCTCTGCCCCACCTTCTAGAGAGGCCTTGGGCCGAGCATCCCCACGGCTGGGCAGGGGGTTCGTGGGTTCCTGACTGCTCTGCTCAGGGCAGGCGCCATCTGCCCACATCGGGTCCCTGGCCTCTTGGACAGCCAGCCCTGGGGACTCCTCTGGCGGCTGGCTCCCTGCCTGCCGGGCACTGAGCTCTGGAGGTATTTCCTGTGGAGACAAAAAGACTCAGCCCTGGGGGCCTTCAATCATCAAGTGCTCTGAAGAATTTTCTAGTCCTGATTGCCCCTGTCTAAAGACTCAGATGTTGGCACCGACTGTTGTGCACCGAAATAGGCATCAGTACCAGTACGGAAACCTTTTCTTCTACCAGGTTCTTCTCCTTGCCAGCACTGGGGCACTTGGAGGGTCAGGGGTATAAAAACCAAGGTGGCATGCAGATTGTACCAATGCCAACTGCCTGGGTTTGATGGGGGCAGAAGTTACAGGAGGCATTACCAATGCGAGAAGCTGGGAGAGGGAACACTGGAACCTCTCTCtgtactggttttttttttttttttaaactgtggtaaaataaacacataaaatgtgccatcttaacttttattttttcttttgaaacagggtctcactcactctgttgcctgaactAGAGTGAACTGGTGTCatcgtaactcactgcagcctcaaagtctcaggcttaagcaatcctctcgcctcagctgccctggctaagtttttaattttttttttttagagatggggtctcactatgttgcccaggctagtttaccataatttttttttaactcacttGGCCAGGCACaagcctcacgcctgtaatcccagcactttgggcagCTGAGGTAGGcagattgcttggggccaggagtttgagaccagcctgggcagcatagtgagacacccatctccattaaaaaaaaaaaaaggaaaaactagccaggcgtggtggtgtgtgcctatagtcccagttattcaggaggctgaggcaggaggatcgcttgagcccaggattttgaggctgcagtaagctatgatcttaccaccacactccagcctgggcaacacagtgagactctgataataataatgataataaaaacattgtggtaaaatacacctAACGTGAAATGTACCTGTTAGCCTGCTGAGTTACAAACAGCCCTTATCACACATCTTCAATCCATGGTGACGCTAATGCCCCTTCttgttttcaataaaacttttaaattatgagaTCATTGTAGATTTAcatgcagttttaagaaataatacacaaAGATCCTTCGTGCCTTTTGCCCAGTTTCCCCAATGGTAACCTCTTGTGTCACTCAAACATGGTGTCATGAGCAAGATATTGACGGCGATAAGATGCACTGGCCTTATACAGATCTTCCCATTCCCAAACTTGTTTGAGGGTGTGTATTAAGTTCCTCACAGTTCTGTTACCTGTGCAGGTTGTGTATTTGCGTAGCCACCTCCACAGTCAAGCAACTGCACAGTTCTAACACTACAAGGATCCTTTTACGCCAGCTGCTCTTTCTAGCTGCATCCAACTCCCATGCCCCACCCAcgctgtccccaacccctggcaaccacgaaTCTGTCCTCCATCTCTCTAATTTTGTCACTTCAATAACGTTATGTAAATGGGATCCTATGGTAGGTAGCCTTTTGGGACTGGCTTTTCCCACTGTGCATGACACCCAGGAGAGCCACCCGAGTTGTCACATGCATCACTAACTAGAGTTTGTTCCTTTTGATTGCTCAGTCTTGTTTCCCAGTGGATGGACCACGGTTCGTTGAATGCATTGAAGGATATCCGGGGTGTTCCCAGTTTGGGGTGATGGCAAACACAACTGCTGGCAATGTTCACCACCTACTTTTCTTTAGGAGCATGTGTTGCCAGAGGCTCATCATGAGTTCCCCCAGAACTCATGATGGGAAGGAAAAGAGACCTGTAAGGGGGCCCTGACTTGCACAAAGGCCCCTGAGAAACAGAGGGGATCAGGGATAGAATGTGggctgccttttttaaaaaacattattatcTTTAATTGGCACATAATGCCTTTCTGAGATCTACTATTTCCATGCAACCTAGGCAAGAGGGCTCTGGCCTTGACCCTGGCAGCGCAGGTGCAGTTGTTCTGAATGCATCCAACAGGCCTGTGAGCTCCCAACACCAAGGCAGGTGCACACCCAACAAGACAACCGTAGCTGCCATGTACTGAGCActagaggtggggaggggcagaccTAGCCATAGCCAAAGAAAACCAAGGTTCAACGTGGCTGCAGAGGCGGGGCCAAGAGGCTACATGTGTGTGGGGCTCTCAGGCGGTCGGGTTGTAGGGCCTTACCAGGCTGAAGGCCCCACTCCCGAGGTCCTCTTCCCTGGTCTCTGCTTTTCTTGCCATTGTCTTCCTGGGGTTTGAAAACTGGGGGACAAACCTCCCAACTGAGTTCTGTTAAACCGGATACAATAAGAACAAAGCAGCAATAAAGATAAGGAAGGAATGAggtctcaggaaaaaaacaatcccAAACCGGTTCCTTGCTCTTGGCCTTGAAAGAACTTGGTCCTTGCCCTCCGGCCCTCCTGTGCACAGTTCCCTCCAGCCCCCGTAGGCCATGAGCAGCTCTAGAGGATGAATAGAGACAGGGAACCTGAGCTTAAGGGAGGCAGCCTCTCTTACACATCCCCGAGGCCACAGAACAGGCTCacctgggaaggaggaagggcaggtgGCTCCTTTTCTGGTGGCCCAAGGAGCCTGCATGGAGCTCCTGTTTCCTCATCAGGGGAGCTGTGTGTACAGAGACAAAACTGAGGGGCACCTGAAGTCCCCCCAGGCTGTCAACTCAAGTATtaagacaaacagaaaataaaatacatgaggaAATGGGTGCTAAGAGGTTCCTAGATGGGAGGCCCCAGAAGACCTAGTTCAAAAGGGTGGGATGGAGGAAGGGCAGTGAGTGGCCTGATCATATTTAACTGCCAAGGAGGACACAGAGTCTCACATCAACAATACAAACGACCTAATTTGGCAGCACTTTTAAAATCCCAGGAATTGACTCCTGACATAAGAacagaggttttttgtttgtttgttttgttttttaaagagacagggtatctctctgtcgcccaggctggaatgcagcagcatgatcatagctcactgcagcctcgaactcctggacccaagagatcctcctcccacctccaaagtgctgggattacaggcatgagcgactACACCCTGCCAAGAATGGGGACTGTCATTTGGACAGACACTCTAGCCCCCAATATTGCACACTGTAGAGAAAGGAAGTTGTGAATACAAGAAATACGATATTGgccagtgcctgtagtcccagctactcaggaggctgaggtaggaggatcaccagagcccaggagttggaggctgcaatgagctatgacaaTGTCAACTGCactccaggagttggaggctgcaatgagctatgacaatgccaactgcactccagcctgggcaacagagcaagaccctgtctcaaaaaaaagaatacatctaGAAAAACTGGTGAGACAgggttatatttaaataaacgtgtatattttataaaaaaaaaaaaagaaaagaaaagaaaagaaaagaaaggatcaaTATCTGGAACTAAAATTTCAGGTAAGTTTGACTTTGGAAGTGGAGCTCCGAAGAGCATGAAGATACCCTAACGGGCCTGAATTGTTCCAGGGAGGTTACAAAGGCATGGGTACGAAGAGTCtgttggaaaatttaaaattgggGTGGGTCATCGGGGCAGTTTCTGGGGCACTGGCAAGATTTCATTTTCCAACATAAATATCTTAAGCTCTGTTtgctttatgttgtttttttcctctttttctgtgtaCATGGTATTTCTTCATGCAatgtttaaaacacaaacaaacaaagggTGGGACTCCACAGAATTCACCATTCTTGTGGACTTAGAAGGCTGGGTGGGCAGCGGCCATGAGCATGACAGCCCACTGGCCTATCCAAGAGAGAGGAGCACAGTGACACCGTCACATGTCTGAGAGGATGACTAGGTGTGACACACAGCCTCTCTTCACACAGCTCACACAGCAGGGCTGCCAAAGGTCCTGAATGTTTGTGGCCTTGTGATCTAGTCTTTAGTCCTAATATTGTCATGACCTAAGATCAGACAGACACAGACATATGCACACTCCCCCCAGCAAACAGTTCTGTTGGTTGAACCAGGtgcctcaattttttttcctgaggaaatTTGGTAGTCCAATCCACAATGCCTTCTCTGAAGACTTCAGCTGGCAGGAAGCTTGCTTCTCCTAACTCCAGCTAACTCTTCCTACTTTGCTGTAATAACATGTATGCAGTTTAACCCCTGTGGACAGACTGAACCATTCTCGaagtctttctttcctctccaccAGGCTTAATTACatatttgatgaaagaaatgagggacccaggaatctgtagTGGTCAAGAGCACAGGAAATGGATGCAGCCAGAATCCCAGCCTGCCTTCACCAGCCCAGGGCAAGCCCTCAGGGCCCTCACCTGTAAATTGgggattaaaaaaacatatttcatagCGACATAAGGATTTAATAAGCTTAGGAGCACACTGCCTGTTACATactcattgttttccttttttattggtTATTATTTCACAGACCAGTGACTCCTTCCATCCCTTCTTGGTTAAGGAGGAGGAATGTGGAGGAAATACATATTTGACCTGCAGCAGACAGATTATGAGTTTCATTCTGTAACCTTGAACAATTCAATGTTATCTTTGCCCTGTAGTTAAAATAACAACCTTTCTTACCAGCGAGGAAAGCTACCAGAAGCAAGATCTGAGGGCCCTGAGCTCCAGGGATGGGGGAGCTCATATCATTGGATGGGTCATGTTGGTTCCCTTCCCACTGCATCCCTGGTCACTGGGCGGCTGTGTGTATCAGTGAGGAGGCCTGCTGGAATGTTCTGAGCCACGTACCTGGAGACTGCCCGTCCCGGTTCCTCCCTGCTGTGCTGTGTAGAGGAAGCAGGTCCCGGCTTGCCTTCTGACTCTTCAAGGTGACGCAAATGGCCCGACTTGGAACTCTGAGGGCCCCCGTCAGAGTCTCCTAGCCTTGGGTTCTTTGGAGGTTTTAAAGGACGGACTCTTTCTCCTGGTTTAGGGATAGGAGGGAGATGAAGGG encodes:
- the BRME1 gene encoding break repair meiotic recombinase recruitment factor 1; translated protein: MSKRKKLRTSGERVRPLKPPKNPRLGDSDGGPQSSKSGHLRHLEESEGKPGPASSTQHSREEPGRAVSSSPDEETGAPCRLLGPPEKEPPALPPSQNSVGRFVPQFSNPRKTMARKAETREEDLGSGAFSLLLPVGSRLGPCWPGPNPCSKGDPIEVAKAQPSTHVGIQAREAPGMEDATDVVRGLVVELSNLNRLIMSAHRDLEAFKRLSYRKAKPAGKAPLPYSSKGAGNVPRGEQPWRDL